In the genome of Flexistipes sinusarabici DSM 4947, one region contains:
- a CDS encoding RsmB/NOP family class I SAM-dependent RNA methyltransferase produces MIHSDVRKKINELIIRCAESGELARSLLENFLRDNNFGSSLRREITDYFYCGIRFYGLLKKDTENFSCEKAYNVLESKNINSPSILSEISGFSLNFAETVLKNVDDIRPFFYRAPMSIRVNTLKTTKDLMLDKFSGKYNASPTKVSPFGITFNQHINVRQLNEFKKGYFEIQDEASQLIPLLLDIKPGEKILDFCAGTGGKALGISSLTFNTADIYIHDINENRIQKAINRSKKTGAKFKKLKKGQSRFFDKVLVDAPCSGVGSMRRDADLPMRLDNNKLEKYKDLQKNIFNKALSYVKTGGLIAYVTCSFLEQENEKQVDNFLDNNHRLELVKAVNILDKDISDKLSIQDFFRTSPAFYGMDALFGSVFRIS; encoded by the coding sequence ATGATTCATAGCGATGTAAGAAAAAAGATAAACGAACTTATCATTAGATGTGCAGAGTCTGGAGAACTGGCAAGAAGCCTTCTGGAAAATTTTTTAAGGGATAATAACTTCGGCTCTTCACTCAGACGCGAAATAACGGATTATTTTTATTGTGGTATCAGATTTTACGGGCTTTTAAAGAAAGACACAGAAAATTTCAGCTGTGAAAAGGCTTATAATGTTCTTGAAAGTAAAAATATAAATTCCCCTTCTATTCTATCAGAAATATCAGGTTTCAGCCTTAATTTTGCTGAAACCGTTTTGAAAAATGTGGACGATATACGTCCATTTTTTTACCGGGCACCGATGAGTATCAGGGTAAACACATTAAAGACTACAAAGGATTTGATGCTGGATAAATTCTCAGGGAAATACAATGCTTCTCCAACCAAAGTCAGTCCTTTCGGCATTACTTTCAACCAGCATATAAATGTCAGGCAGCTGAATGAGTTTAAAAAAGGTTACTTTGAAATACAGGATGAAGCCAGTCAGCTCATCCCTTTGCTTTTGGATATAAAACCAGGCGAAAAAATTCTCGATTTCTGTGCAGGAACAGGGGGAAAGGCTTTGGGAATTTCTTCCTTAACGTTTAACACTGCAGATATTTACATACACGATATAAATGAAAACCGAATACAAAAAGCTATAAACAGGTCTAAGAAAACCGGTGCTAAATTTAAAAAATTAAAAAAGGGACAGTCTAGATTTTTTGATAAAGTCCTGGTGGATGCCCCCTGCTCAGGTGTTGGTTCGATGCGGCGGGATGCTGATCTGCCCATGAGGCTTGATAACAACAAGCTTGAAAAATATAAAGACTTACAAAAAAACATATTCAACAAAGCATTGTCTTACGTCAAAACAGGCGGATTAATAGCATATGTAACCTGCAGTTTCCTTGAACAGGAAAATGAGAAACAAGTAGACAACTTCCTGGACAATAATCACCGGCTTGAATTAGTAAAAGCCGTTAATATACTCGACAAAGACATCTCGGACAAACTCAGCATCCAAGACTTCTTCAGGACATCCCCCGCTTTTTATGGCATGGATGCGCTCTTTGGGTCTGTTTTCAGGATTTCGTAA
- a CDS encoding class I SAM-dependent methyltransferase, whose amino-acid sequence MEFYEMLNNYYDEIFPFSESTYSFIKDQSPENAHLLEIGSATGKYIKTFQTDGFKATGLEYSKIFMNGPYEMVIGDMHKLPFKKESFETVFCIGNTLAHSVDRNEVHKVLYNAFSLLKPKGSLVVQTVNYDRICANGIKELDPIETPNVKFERYYEYADDERVLFKGVLTDKKNNKKQSSEVNLVPVFYEDFIKASSRTGSSFVCFNGDFDYGKFFKNESFMTVATFTKS is encoded by the coding sequence ATGGAATTTTATGAAATGTTAAATAATTACTATGACGAAATCTTCCCTTTCAGCGAGTCAACTTATAGCTTTATAAAAGATCAGTCACCTGAAAATGCACATTTGCTTGAAATAGGGTCAGCAACAGGTAAGTATATTAAAACCTTTCAGACGGATGGGTTCAAAGCTACAGGACTTGAGTACAGTAAAATATTTATGAATGGCCCTTACGAAATGGTAATTGGTGATATGCATAAACTCCCCTTTAAAAAAGAGTCTTTTGAAACCGTATTTTGTATTGGTAACACTCTTGCTCATTCTGTTGACAGGAATGAAGTTCATAAGGTACTTTACAACGCCTTCTCTTTATTAAAACCCAAGGGCAGCCTGGTGGTCCAAACGGTAAATTATGACAGGATTTGCGCTAACGGCATTAAAGAACTAGATCCTATTGAAACGCCCAATGTTAAATTCGAAAGATATTATGAGTATGCAGACGACGAACGGGTTTTATTCAAAGGTGTTTTGACGGACAAGAAAAATAATAAAAAGCAGTCTTCAGAAGTGAATCTGGTGCCTGTTTTTTATGAAGATTTTATTAAAGCTTCAAGCAGAACGGGCTCATCCTTTGTTTGTTTTAACGGAGATTTTGATTACGGTAAATTTTTTAAAAACGAAAGTTTTATGACTGTGGCTACCTTTACGAAATCCTGA
- a CDS encoding ComEA family DNA-binding protein: protein MKKIIFAILMLLMVCTLAFAKVNLNTASKKELSSLEYVGDAKAQAIIDYREKNPFENIKEFMKVDGVGERVFEMNKDNLCTGNGDC from the coding sequence ATGAAAAAAATAATTTTTGCTATTTTAATGTTGCTTATGGTATGTACTCTTGCTTTTGCAAAGGTAAATCTCAATACCGCATCCAAAAAGGAGCTTTCCTCGCTGGAGTATGTTGGGGATGCAAAGGCACAAGCCATAATAGATTACAGAGAAAAAAATCCTTTTGAGAATATAAAAGAGTTTATGAAAGTTGACGGTGTAGGTGAGAGAGTTTTCGAAATGAATAAGGATAATCTTTGCACCGGCAACGGCGACTGTTAA
- a CDS encoding SIR2 family NAD-dependent protein deacylase, with translation MEYKDKIKAAADIIKNSESLVVTAGAGIGVDSGLPDFRGNQGFWKAYPPYERLGLSFIEAANPAHFERDPSFGWGFYGHRLEMYRNITPHKGFYLMLDWIKQFGMDYFVVTSNVDGHFQKAGFPEDKVYEIHGSIHYLQCLNACTSNIWENKEKIDVDTESMRARNFPKCINCHTVARPNILMFGDFSWLPYRSHEQSNRFDDFLDCQKKSKIAVIEIGAGTAIPSIRHTSERIHRNLNAEIIRINPREPEVKRPNIGIAEGSLKTLSDIDEVLND, from the coding sequence ATGGAGTATAAGGATAAAATTAAAGCAGCTGCTGATATAATCAAAAATTCAGAATCATTGGTTGTAACTGCCGGTGCCGGGATAGGTGTTGATTCCGGTCTGCCTGATTTTAGGGGCAATCAGGGATTCTGGAAAGCCTACCCTCCCTATGAGCGTCTTGGACTCAGTTTTATCGAAGCCGCCAATCCTGCTCATTTTGAAAGAGATCCCTCTTTTGGATGGGGTTTTTACGGACATAGACTGGAGATGTACAGAAATATAACACCTCATAAAGGATTTTATTTAATGCTGGACTGGATAAAACAGTTCGGTATGGATTACTTCGTTGTGACTTCCAATGTTGACGGGCACTTTCAAAAAGCGGGTTTTCCTGAAGATAAAGTATATGAGATTCACGGTTCCATACATTACCTACAATGTCTCAATGCCTGTACATCAAACATTTGGGAAAACAAAGAAAAGATTGATGTTGATACAGAAAGTATGAGAGCGAGAAATTTTCCCAAATGTATTAACTGTCACACAGTGGCCAGACCCAATATTTTAATGTTCGGAGATTTTTCATGGCTGCCTTACAGAAGTCACGAGCAGTCAAACCGTTTTGATGATTTTTTGGACTGTCAAAAAAAATCAAAAATAGCTGTAATAGAAATAGGTGCAGGTACTGCTATCCCTTCAATAAGACACACCAGTGAGCGTATACACAGGAATTTGAATGCTGAAATAATAAGAATAAACCCCAGAGAACCTGAAGTTAAAAGACCGAATATAGGAATCGCAGAGGGCTCTTTAAAAACCCTCTCCGACATTGACGAGGTTTTAAATGATTAG
- a CDS encoding surface lipoprotein assembly modifier translates to MIRLLIIISLISASICSAQNNYIELGSAYLYQKSNLAVDSKNEIIHNYSEPDDAFGKFIPVVRFNYSQNKNGTGFYIGSPSLSSSGGGFLIGLKKPGLLNTEFSVYLSYRLPEEVWEDPFLLKKERSSTYKDSYGFGLNLNNISNTRFSYKLKLLSENIRDDVIGSNYSRLQRDGYIISQEISKNIRMSNKMFLNLGIFYKKGEYEGDANSYDEPGITASWGYLSSKGLSARIIYSLSYAKYAKEHPLFDKTKKDVNENIILVLRKNNILNLKNVFASAYIGVGGSFSNIDFYEKRLAFTGMSAGYSF, encoded by the coding sequence ATGATTAGATTATTAATAATTATATCACTGATTTCAGCCTCTATCTGTTCCGCGCAAAATAATTATATAGAGTTAGGATCGGCATATCTGTATCAAAAAAGCAATCTGGCCGTTGACAGTAAAAACGAAATAATTCACAACTATTCCGAACCTGATGACGCTTTCGGCAAATTCATACCTGTAGTACGTTTTAACTACTCCCAGAATAAAAACGGTACTGGCTTTTACATCGGTTCGCCTTCTTTAAGCTCATCGGGCGGAGGATTTCTTATTGGTTTAAAAAAGCCCGGTCTGTTAAACACTGAATTTTCTGTTTACTTGTCTTACCGGCTGCCTGAAGAGGTATGGGAAGACCCATTTCTTTTAAAAAAGGAACGTTCGAGTACCTATAAAGATAGTTATGGTTTTGGTTTAAACCTCAACAACATTTCAAATACACGTTTCTCATACAAACTCAAACTTCTTTCTGAAAACATCCGCGATGACGTTATTGGCAGTAATTACAGCAGACTGCAAAGAGACGGATACATAATCAGTCAGGAAATATCAAAAAATATCCGTATGAGCAACAAAATGTTTCTCAACTTAGGGATATTTTACAAGAAAGGTGAATATGAAGGTGACGCCAATTCATATGACGAGCCCGGAATTACTGCATCATGGGGTTATCTGTCATCAAAAGGACTATCAGCAAGGATAATATATTCACTCAGTTATGCAAAATATGCCAAAGAGCACCCTCTTTTCGACAAAACAAAGAAAGATGTGAATGAAAATATCATTCTTGTTTTAAGAAAAAATAACATTCTAAATCTTAAAAATGTTTTCGCTTCAGCTTATATAGGAGTTGGAGGATCGTTTTCAAACATAGATTTTTACGAAAAAAGGCTTGCTTTTACTGGAATGAGCGCAGGATATTCCTTTTAA
- a CDS encoding FmdB family zinc ribbon protein: protein MPIYEYQCEKCSGVFELFEGINSKSKIRKCSKCGGDAKRIISMSNFQLKGSGWYVTDYKGKNTCANSASGKSKPENKNTADACSTCAAGAGKTQ from the coding sequence ATGCCTATATATGAATACCAGTGTGAAAAATGTTCTGGTGTGTTTGAATTGTTTGAAGGAATTAACTCAAAAAGTAAAATAAGAAAATGCTCCAAGTGTGGCGGAGATGCCAAAAGGATAATATCTATGTCCAATTTCCAGCTTAAAGGATCAGGTTGGTATGTTACAGACTACAAAGGAAAAAATACCTGTGCAAACAGTGCTTCCGGGAAGAGCAAACCTGAAAACAAAAACACTGCCGATGCGTGTAGTACATGTGCTGCCGGAGCAGGTAAAACTCAATAA
- a CDS encoding DUF362 domain-containing protein, with protein sequence MSSTVYHISPHSKSFTYENGLQGKFEQFLRDFEIDKYIVKDETVPLKIHLGGKGAFRTIRPQFVRQVVRAVKSIPAKPFVTDSVRIPAYDYLEVAKEAGYNHLTLDAPVVIADGMYGKESLKSRAGELIGDVYIASALHEAKSMVVLTHVKGHIQAVLGGAIKNISMGGVSNESHHGDWHEGRGKMHFLMGDIMEWDQEKCILCYDCMKVCPAECITFPNNIYTVDKDKCWRCGRCARVCPEDAIHVPVTHEKFMKAVAEGANAVTSTFEPKRIIYINFLTEMQPECDCMPIAENPVAQDQGILISDDPVAIDTATLDILSEVESLPGSRAEGIKKKHGWDIFSLLHQKDGRLQVMEAEKIGLGSMNYTIEKVD encoded by the coding sequence ATGAGCTCAACAGTTTACCATATTAGTCCTCACTCGAAATCATTTACTTACGAGAACGGGCTTCAGGGAAAGTTTGAACAGTTTTTAAGGGACTTTGAAATTGATAAATATATCGTAAAAGATGAAACAGTGCCTCTCAAAATACACTTGGGAGGAAAAGGCGCTTTTCGAACAATCAGGCCTCAATTTGTAAGGCAGGTAGTCCGCGCAGTTAAAAGTATACCTGCAAAACCTTTTGTTACCGATTCGGTCAGGATACCTGCGTATGATTACTTGGAGGTTGCAAAAGAAGCTGGTTATAATCATCTGACGCTGGACGCACCGGTGGTCATAGCAGACGGGATGTATGGTAAAGAATCCCTGAAATCAAGGGCAGGAGAGCTGATAGGCGATGTCTATATCGCATCGGCACTTCATGAAGCCAAATCAATGGTTGTTCTGACACACGTAAAAGGTCACATCCAGGCGGTGCTTGGGGGAGCTATAAAAAATATCTCGATGGGAGGGGTTTCCAACGAATCCCACCACGGAGACTGGCACGAAGGCCGTGGAAAGATGCACTTTCTTATGGGTGATATCATGGAGTGGGACCAAGAAAAATGCATCCTATGCTATGATTGTATGAAGGTATGTCCTGCAGAATGCATTACATTTCCTAACAACATATATACTGTGGACAAAGATAAATGCTGGCGGTGTGGAAGATGCGCCCGTGTTTGCCCGGAAGATGCCATTCATGTCCCTGTAACCCACGAAAAATTTATGAAAGCAGTTGCTGAAGGAGCAAATGCAGTAACATCCACTTTTGAACCCAAGCGTATTATCTATATAAATTTTTTAACGGAAATGCAGCCAGAATGCGATTGTATGCCCATTGCTGAAAATCCGGTGGCGCAGGACCAGGGTATCCTCATATCAGATGATCCAGTTGCAATAGACACAGCAACACTTGATATATTAAGCGAAGTTGAGTCCCTTCCCGGTTCAAGGGCTGAAGGTATAAAAAAGAAGCACGGTTGGGATATATTCAGTCTCCTGCATCAAAAGGACGGAAGACTTCAGGTAATGGAAGCGGAAAAGATTGGACTGGGTTCTATGAATTACACGATAGAAAAAGTGGATTGA
- a CDS encoding C-GCAxxG-C-C family protein: MFIGKDQFMKSFDAVQLFRSGFNCSQSVVSVFADEYGIDKHVLRLLSSGFGGGMGGMQNVCGAASGAFMILGLKYGYGEESESYKKPQLYKIIQDFSREFSAQNGHLRCYDLLGCDLNTEDGKEFFKKNELREKVCVECVKNSVELLEKFLIQSDKS, encoded by the coding sequence ATGTTTATAGGTAAGGATCAATTCATGAAATCATTTGATGCCGTTCAACTGTTTCGTAGTGGATTTAATTGTTCTCAATCCGTTGTTTCTGTATTTGCAGATGAGTACGGAATTGATAAGCATGTGTTGCGCCTTCTTTCGTCCGGTTTTGGCGGTGGAATGGGCGGTATGCAGAATGTGTGTGGTGCGGCAAGCGGGGCTTTCATGATTTTGGGGTTGAAATACGGATATGGTGAAGAATCGGAGAGTTATAAAAAACCTCAATTATATAAAATCATTCAAGATTTCAGCAGAGAATTTTCCGCACAAAACGGCCATCTTAGATGTTATGACCTTTTAGGGTGTGATCTTAACACGGAAGATGGAAAAGAGTTTTTTAAGAAGAATGAATTGAGAGAAAAGGTTTGCGTAGAATGTGTAAAAAACTCTGTGGAGTTACTTGAGAAATTTTTAATTCAGTCTGATAAATCTTGA